One genomic segment of Paenibacillus sp. FSL H8-0332 includes these proteins:
- a CDS encoding glycosyl hydrolase family 65 protein, whose product MSTINGEEHTDMNANEPVPSAASASSAASASSAPSNSSTPPAGSSSRATELDQYFAFNDEVREVEFKRHDMPTPWLNYLSNGTFHTMLSHAGGGLAFYKSPQIWRITRYRFFHLPTDRSGPYIYLQDAGTGSYWCPTYEPAFRKPQEWRSSHGMGYTRFEAQEEELAAKTVYFVGPYENSLIWNLTLTNNSSELKELNVYAYAEFGMMEFMRELQWQCYNKHQVSVQYHDKEALIYKYGVENQPKPDETPLVYMMSNAPLAGYDGDREEFIGSYRSESNPAAIEQGGCTGSAILGGDPCGALQVRVTLAPGETRTVNFFLGTAMNEAEIERAIDHSREADFVTRSYAALQENWERYLGAWNCELPDQDAQRMLNTWNPYQSQRNFLFSRNISYYATGTFRGVGYRDTAQDILAVVPYDPEAAKDKVRLLLGQQYQDGHVNHYFFPNEGWDPVTSIHSDDHLWTALAVWDILAETGDWAFLQENIPFYDGGEAPLYDHLKRAVDFTVSRLGPNGFPLMLRSDWNDQLFRVCREGRGESIWTAMQFGTVLLRMKDLAAASGYPEHAADYDRLYGEQKRLVNTLGWDGQWFRRAVMDDGRYLGTAEHEEAQIWLNAQTWATLSGMAESDKGLKAMDSVRNILDTELGIKKLHPSITTFPDPADPLTNYNKGTGENGAVFCHANTWAIIAECMLGRGDQAYKYYRQLIPNIAMEQAGIWRYKAEPYVYASNLFGPESDRFGLANVSWLTGTAAWMYVAATQYIMGIKPVLAGLSINPCIPSSWEGFSVTRRFRGCEYEITVKNNSHVCSGVQEIRVDGERLEGTVLPAYPYKQSVKVEVIL is encoded by the coding sequence ATGAGCACGATCAATGGAGAGGAGCATACCGATATGAACGCCAATGAACCGGTACCATCCGCAGCATCTGCATCATCCGCAGCATCTGCATCATCCGCACCGTCCAATTCATCCACACCACCCGCAGGCTCTTCCAGCCGCGCTACAGAGCTGGACCAGTATTTTGCCTTCAACGATGAGGTGAGGGAGGTGGAGTTCAAGCGGCATGATATGCCGACCCCCTGGCTGAATTACTTATCCAACGGGACCTTCCATACCATGCTGTCCCATGCGGGCGGCGGATTGGCCTTCTATAAGTCTCCGCAGATCTGGCGGATTACCCGCTACCGTTTCTTCCATCTGCCCACCGACCGCTCCGGCCCGTATATTTACTTGCAGGATGCCGGAACAGGCAGCTACTGGTGTCCCACGTATGAGCCGGCCTTCCGGAAGCCGCAGGAGTGGCGGAGCAGCCATGGCATGGGCTATACCCGCTTTGAAGCGCAGGAGGAGGAGCTGGCGGCAAAAACAGTCTATTTTGTCGGGCCCTATGAGAATTCCCTGATCTGGAATCTGACGCTGACGAACAACAGTAGCGAGCTCAAGGAGCTGAACGTGTATGCCTACGCCGAGTTTGGGATGATGGAATTCATGCGCGAGCTGCAATGGCAATGCTATAACAAGCATCAGGTCTCGGTGCAGTACCATGACAAGGAAGCACTGATCTACAAATACGGGGTGGAAAATCAGCCCAAGCCCGACGAAACACCGCTCGTCTATATGATGTCCAATGCACCGCTTGCCGGGTATGACGGAGACCGTGAAGAATTCATCGGCAGCTACCGCAGCGAATCCAATCCGGCTGCCATAGAGCAGGGGGGCTGCACTGGCTCGGCGATTCTGGGAGGCGACCCCTGCGGCGCACTCCAGGTTCGGGTAACGCTTGCGCCTGGCGAGACCCGAACCGTGAACTTTTTCCTGGGGACAGCCATGAACGAGGCCGAGATTGAACGGGCCATCGACCATTCGCGGGAGGCGGATTTTGTTACCCGTTCCTACGCGGCGCTTCAGGAGAACTGGGAGCGTTACCTGGGGGCGTGGAATTGTGAGCTGCCGGATCAGGATGCGCAGCGTATGCTCAACACCTGGAATCCGTACCAGTCACAGCGGAACTTCCTCTTTTCGCGCAATATTTCTTACTATGCCACCGGCACCTTCCGGGGCGTAGGCTACCGGGATACTGCCCAGGATATTCTGGCGGTCGTACCGTACGATCCCGAGGCGGCCAAGGATAAAGTCCGGCTGCTCCTGGGGCAGCAGTATCAGGACGGGCATGTGAATCATTATTTTTTCCCGAATGAGGGTTGGGACCCGGTCACCAGCATCCATTCGGATGATCACCTGTGGACGGCGCTGGCCGTATGGGACATTCTTGCCGAGACCGGAGACTGGGCATTCCTTCAGGAAAATATTCCGTTCTATGACGGCGGTGAGGCGCCGCTCTATGACCATTTGAAGCGGGCGGTGGACTTCACGGTTTCCCGGCTGGGGCCTAACGGATTCCCGCTGATGCTGCGCTCGGACTGGAATGACCAGCTTTTCCGCGTATGCCGTGAGGGCAGAGGGGAGAGTATATGGACAGCGATGCAGTTCGGGACGGTGCTGCTGCGCATGAAGGATCTGGCGGCGGCCTCCGGTTACCCGGAGCATGCGGCGGATTATGACCGGCTCTACGGGGAGCAGAAGCGGCTGGTGAACACGTTGGGCTGGGACGGGCAATGGTTCCGGCGGGCGGTGATGGATGACGGGCGTTATCTGGGTACCGCTGAACATGAGGAGGCCCAGATCTGGCTCAACGCGCAGACCTGGGCGACCCTGTCCGGGATGGCCGAGTCTGACAAGGGGCTGAAGGCTATGGACAGTGTACGCAACATTCTCGATACAGAGCTGGGTATCAAAAAACTGCATCCGTCCATCACCACCTTCCCCGATCCCGCCGATCCGTTAACCAACTATAACAAAGGAACCGGGGAGAACGGGGCCGTCTTCTGCCACGCCAATACCTGGGCGATTATTGCGGAGTGCATGCTGGGCAGAGGGGACCAGGCGTACAAATATTACCGCCAGCTGATCCCGAACATCGCCATGGAGCAGGCCGGAATCTGGCGCTACAAAGCAGAGCCGTATGTCTATGCCTCGAACCTGTTCGGGCCGGAGTCCGACAGATTCGGTCTGGCGAATGTATCCTGGCTGACCGGGACGGCCGCCTGGATGTATGTAGCTGCAACACAGTACATTATGGGCATCAAGCCGGTGCTGGCCGGACTGTCCATTAACCCGTGCATCCCGTCTTCCTGGGAGGGCTTCTCGGTCACCCGGCGGTTCCGTGGCTGTGAGTATGAGATTACCGTGAAGAACAACAGCCATGTCTGCTCAGGCGTCCAAGAAATCCGGGTGGACGGCGAACGGCTCGAAGGAACAGTCCTCCCCGCGTACCCGTACAAACAATCAGTGAAAGTGGAGGTCATACTGTAG
- a CDS encoding glycoside hydrolase family 2 TIM barrel-domain containing protein: MLRTSICLNGEWDFMPLYDQPRSRALPERLQYEARKIQVPSSWRYSYPAPSGSKFGEVAEYHFQPFDVYSYPEEWNAAEAGVLHRSFKVPETMVEQRIVLRFDGIMQKAAIYLDCERIAVWEDGFLPLRLDITALTKPGREQHLHVVCGSFDTAVLPSGETKITGLSGSWFGRIARGIWQDVFLEAYPPVSLEDLTIRTSVRQGRLEVDALISSTEEGPSPEGMRVLLQVRERKSGVQSALAEPPLLSQPLPVLEAEAAVSLLPGQAAAGRQLCGNTGSREWGGAAFSLPWQEARLWSPDSPVLYELELVLQSDGVVLDRRSESFGFREFWCEGPQFMLNGIPVNLRGDSWHFQGAAQQTDDYIRGWYRMCRQAGINSIRLHAQPYPSDYLRIADEEGMLIVDETAIYGSSKSMDAAHPDFIDNCRAHVQRLVQRDKNHPSVILWSVQNEMRWVDGRDHYKQHIPGLIQLMKALDDTRPVMVEGDNRLVSRQQTEVESRHYNIDGTIAQWDRQVPLTFGEHGGWWYICPQNSSMYSGMDVYKDSDASAAGLAHKERLFVEYARRQGVSGISTFNFVHYFMRAMPEQELKLPQADLATPGPKPAVIPAYSLSLNNGLLPEEYPVYRPNPAFAIMAAAFKPVTLIAAEYNRSFFDDAPVSRSFDVYNDTLSAQEVTVECEVMQGGRRVHSETFRFRHEPAARQSIRLEWMPEAVHGEGAGEGAGVGVPAGEGEATLSARLLHGSELMHELEVSYRLLSGSCRTGPVEIALPAAYIGSDRDFQAIHALVPALVRAEPEAVESLAAGTLLIVGSKMEDKDGSLDRRLRGFVQRDGRLLLLEQLHLSPGRLPLTRREFIRAHAGDYGHPVLRGLGAEDLMYWHEELREDGPLPIIRAAFEKPVTGDFTLLLECSAGDFGDGGDLWSPLLEYRSGAGMFLANQLEIMDHLQRVPQALLLLRSLLQYAGRAVHAAAPPAATRSAGPAAAAKPAAAALAPAAARSAAVWVRSGGMAEALLSKLRLKGQSLDSAAGLSGLTPGLLVVEAALLGTPGAAEAVRQAALAGGSVLVLPAEPGGQEALARLLDAPVRIAPHGTYHLAADYAHAAVQGISPVDLFGFDKVHLSPRDVVNRELAAYRLEVPDAGVLCTSVEGTAWKDYFAGQHTAEYSRLALVELNRSQAAAPGAFVIRQAAGAGEILCSQLLTDPDSDKSLRLYTRLLANLGAAFDDELLLHDKETAQWAVEAAMTLFCPPHIDYEAMKDYYTDPEFSLNNLGEGLYGWMKKKERRPDGTFLIPAPEGRPLFLSCFVHLPKAADAALGSVSPDGTRTGRLRVNSACAFDIYMNGRLVPEPEQEITLASGVNRLIAIVRGAQEDIAFGMVFLNTDGTYMNDLEFRLTMDEVEPK; this comes from the coding sequence ATGTTACGTACATCCATATGTCTCAATGGCGAGTGGGATTTCATGCCGCTCTATGACCAGCCGCGCAGCCGTGCCCTTCCGGAGAGATTGCAATACGAAGCCCGCAAAATACAGGTCCCATCGAGCTGGCGCTACAGCTATCCTGCGCCTTCGGGCAGCAAATTCGGCGAAGTCGCCGAATATCATTTCCAACCCTTCGATGTGTACAGCTACCCGGAGGAATGGAATGCAGCCGAAGCCGGAGTGCTTCACCGCAGCTTTAAGGTGCCGGAGACGATGGTCGAGCAGCGGATCGTACTGCGGTTCGATGGCATTATGCAAAAAGCGGCAATCTATCTGGACTGCGAGCGGATTGCCGTCTGGGAGGACGGATTCCTGCCCTTGCGGCTGGATATCACGGCGCTAACGAAGCCCGGCCGGGAGCAGCATCTGCATGTGGTCTGCGGCAGCTTCGACACGGCGGTGCTTCCCTCCGGGGAGACCAAAATCACCGGACTCTCCGGCTCCTGGTTCGGCAGAATCGCGCGGGGCATCTGGCAGGATGTCTTCCTGGAGGCCTATCCGCCGGTATCGCTGGAGGATCTTACGATCCGCACCTCTGTCCGGCAGGGAAGGCTGGAAGTGGATGCTCTGATAAGCAGCACAGAAGAGGGGCCCTCACCCGAAGGAATGCGCGTGCTTTTGCAGGTCAGGGAGCGGAAGTCCGGCGTCCAGTCAGCACTGGCAGAGCCGCCGCTTCTGTCGCAGCCGCTGCCCGTACTTGAAGCGGAAGCAGCAGTATCGCTTCTTCCCGGGCAGGCTGCGGCAGGGCGGCAGTTATGCGGCAATACCGGCAGCCGGGAGTGGGGCGGAGCGGCATTCAGTTTGCCCTGGCAGGAGGCCAGGCTGTGGAGCCCGGATTCCCCTGTCCTGTATGAGCTTGAGCTTGTGCTTCAATCGGACGGTGTAGTTCTGGACCGCCGGAGCGAGTCCTTCGGCTTCCGGGAGTTCTGGTGCGAGGGGCCGCAGTTTATGCTGAACGGGATTCCCGTTAATCTGCGGGGGGACTCCTGGCATTTTCAGGGTGCGGCCCAGCAGACAGACGACTATATCCGGGGCTGGTACCGGATGTGCCGGCAGGCGGGCATTAACAGCATACGGCTGCATGCGCAGCCGTATCCGTCCGATTATCTGCGGATTGCCGATGAGGAGGGGATGCTGATTGTCGATGAGACGGCCATCTACGGCTCCAGCAAAAGCATGGATGCTGCCCATCCCGATTTCATCGACAATTGCCGCGCGCATGTGCAGCGGCTGGTGCAGCGGGACAAGAATCACCCTTCGGTCATTCTGTGGAGTGTACAGAACGAGATGCGCTGGGTGGACGGACGGGATCACTACAAGCAACATATCCCCGGCCTGATCCAGCTGATGAAGGCGCTGGATGACACACGCCCGGTCATGGTGGAGGGGGATAACCGCCTGGTCTCCAGGCAGCAGACCGAGGTGGAGAGCCGCCATTACAATATTGATGGCACGATCGCGCAGTGGGACCGGCAGGTTCCGCTCACCTTCGGTGAGCATGGCGGCTGGTGGTACATCTGTCCGCAGAACAGCAGTATGTACTCGGGAATGGATGTATATAAGGATTCTGACGCAAGTGCTGCCGGGCTGGCCCACAAGGAGCGGCTGTTCGTGGAATATGCACGGCGGCAGGGCGTCTCAGGCATCTCTACCTTTAACTTTGTCCATTACTTCATGCGGGCGATGCCGGAGCAGGAGCTGAAGCTGCCGCAGGCCGATCTGGCCACACCCGGTCCTAAGCCTGCTGTGATTCCGGCCTACTCGCTTTCACTGAACAACGGGCTGCTGCCGGAGGAATATCCGGTCTACCGGCCTAATCCTGCTTTTGCCATTATGGCCGCGGCCTTCAAGCCGGTCACGCTGATTGCCGCCGAATATAACCGCAGCTTCTTCGATGATGCGCCGGTCTCCCGCAGCTTCGATGTCTATAACGATACGCTGTCAGCGCAGGAAGTAACGGTCGAATGTGAAGTCATGCAGGGCGGGCGCAGGGTGCACAGTGAGACCTTCCGCTTCCGTCATGAGCCTGCTGCACGCCAGAGTATCCGGCTGGAGTGGATGCCGGAGGCAGTCCATGGCGAAGGAGCTGGAGAGGGGGCAGGAGTAGGCGTACCGGCAGGTGAAGGAGAAGCTACGCTGTCCGCCCGGCTGCTCCATGGCAGCGAGCTGATGCATGAGCTTGAGGTAAGCTACCGGCTGCTGTCCGGGAGCTGCCGGACCGGGCCGGTAGAGATTGCCTTGCCCGCTGCATACATCGGCTCTGACCGGGACTTCCAGGCGATACACGCGCTGGTGCCTGCGCTGGTCCGGGCTGAGCCGGAAGCGGTAGAGAGTCTTGCGGCCGGAACCCTGCTGATTGTCGGCAGCAAGATGGAGGATAAGGACGGGTCGCTGGACCGGAGGCTGAGAGGATTCGTGCAGCGGGACGGCCGGCTGCTGCTGCTGGAGCAGCTTCATCTCTCTCCCGGCCGGCTGCCGCTCACCCGCCGGGAATTCATCCGCGCCCATGCCGGGGATTACGGGCATCCGGTGCTCCGGGGATTAGGCGCGGAGGACCTGATGTACTGGCATGAGGAGCTGCGTGAGGACGGGCCGCTGCCGATCATCCGGGCGGCGTTCGAGAAGCCGGTAACCGGCGACTTCACCCTGCTGCTGGAATGCAGCGCAGGGGACTTCGGAGACGGCGGCGATCTGTGGTCGCCGCTGCTCGAATACCGCAGCGGAGCCGGCATGTTCCTGGCGAATCAACTGGAGATCATGGATCATCTCCAGCGGGTTCCCCAGGCCCTGCTGCTGCTGCGCAGCCTGCTGCAGTATGCGGGCCGCGCGGTCCACGCGGCCGCTCCCCCGGCTGCGACGCGGTCCGCAGGTCCCGCCGCTGCAGCCAAGCCCGCCGCCGCCGCGCTGGCGCCCGCCGCGGCAAGGTCCGCTGCGGTATGGGTCCGCAGCGGCGGAATGGCGGAGGCCTTGCTCAGCAAGCTCCGCCTGAAGGGCCAGAGCCTGGACAGCGCCGCAGGCTTGTCCGGCTTGACCCCCGGCCTCCTAGTCGTGGAGGCCGCACTGCTGGGCACGCCGGGCGCGGCGGAAGCCGTGCGCCAGGCAGCCCTGGCCGGCGGCAGCGTGCTGGTGCTGCCGGCAGAGCCCGGCGGGCAGGAGGCCCTCGCCCGCCTGCTGGACGCTCCCGTGCGCATCGCGCCGCACGGCACTTATCATCTGGCGGCGGACTATGCGCACGCCGCCGTGCAGGGCATCAGCCCGGTCGACCTGTTCGGCTTCGACAAGGTGCATCTCTCGCCCCGGGATGTCGTCAACCGGGAGCTGGCCGCTTACAGGCTGGAGGTGCCGGACGCCGGGGTGCTGTGCACCAGCGTCGAAGGCACAGCCTGGAAGGACTATTTCGCCGGGCAGCATACGGCGGAATACAGCCGGCTGGCGCTGGTCGAGCTGAACCGCAGCCAGGCTGCAGCTCCGGGGGCTTTTGTGATCCGCCAGGCGGCCGGAGCGGGAGAGATTCTCTGCTCGCAGCTGCTTACCGACCCGGACAGTGACAAGAGCCTCAGGCTCTACACCCGCCTGCTCGCCAATCTCGGAGCCGCTTTTGACGATGAGCTGCTGCTTCATGACAAGGAGACTGCGCAGTGGGCGGTGGAAGCCGCAATGACGTTGTTCTGTCCGCCGCATATCGACTACGAGGCGATGAAGGACTACTATACAGACCCTGAATTCTCCCTGAACAATCTGGGGGAAGGCCTATATGGCTGGATGAAGAAAAAAGAACGGCGCCCGGATGGAACCTTCCTCATCCCCGCACCGGAAGGACGCCCTCTGTTCCTGAGCTGCTTCGTGCATCTGCCCAAGGCGGCGGATGCAGCCTTGGGCAGCGTGAGCCCGGACGGCACAAGAACCGGCAGACTCCGGGTGAACTCGGCCTGCGCTTTTGACATCTATATGAACGGCAGGCTGGTGCCGGAGCCTGAACAGGAGATTACGCTGGCAAGCGGGGTCAACCGCCTGATCGCCATCGTCCGGGGAGCGCAGGAGGATATTGCCTTCGGCATGGTCTTCCTGAATACAGACGGCACGTATATGAATGATCTGGAGTTCCGCCTGACGATGGATGAGGTGGAGCCCAAATGA
- a CDS encoding helix-turn-helix domain-containing protein — MHKKWLYRLILSYLPILFAVVFCLIILFFVTLNEAMEKQTSKANGVYAENVLQIVDTTLRNLETMTIKSLLMDDQVDSYFDRPGKLDPYRDYGVTEVLLDFMSPLPMIDSVYLYRAADGKVLMQHFSSRLPDFGDRSFIASAMKNTVGPVWSGIRELQLFSGEDQRKSVISLVEQVPYFSGEQGLIVINVRKQSLQALIQEMNMENTEICLKDAAGRAFAGGEACSGPQIQSQAVSRISSYTGWTIQVGMERAKAFSLLSAFSNVWAVLGFAAIIGGIAAMTYISHRNYRPIEQVMRRIYSFGEDRSFGWKPLSKEGDEFAFIGHALESLIEQTNSYEKQQAEGILHRRNQLFKELLENSGQMSADNWSREAERIGMDGELAGAVVGIAEIDFYEAFAADYSARDQALFKFTLRSVIQEIAEKEGGSLWTEWIGPGRLGLLFRRSADEETADIPGKTLIIAESARSWVKQHLKFTATFGISGPSAGLSGLSGAYRQALGALDRKITAGPGRVYAAPAGSPLPPAEGMDVLVQAIGAVPQLYRLGNAEWKPLIERIFELLAGGNYSKEDIVRLLRLLETGLSREMQELPPEMKGIWNNGRLRGIPHSPESFEWIEELHGELVSSLEEMEEALRSLRMNREQYTLANKVREYIGCNYADPDFSLTHVADSFAMNTKTVSRIFKEEIGENFVDYLARLRMEEAKRLLTGTSEPVQSIAERVGYLYPMSFIRVFKKLEGITPGEYRKAQGSPLHNGESDGEG; from the coding sequence ATGCATAAGAAATGGCTGTACCGACTGATTCTTTCCTATCTGCCCATCCTGTTTGCGGTGGTGTTCTGCCTGATTATCCTGTTCTTCGTGACCTTAAATGAGGCGATGGAGAAGCAGACCTCGAAGGCAAACGGCGTGTATGCAGAGAACGTGCTGCAGATTGTAGATACTACCCTGCGCAATCTGGAGACCATGACGATCAAAAGCCTGCTGATGGATGATCAGGTGGACAGTTATTTTGACCGTCCGGGGAAGCTTGATCCTTACCGCGATTACGGGGTAACGGAGGTACTGCTGGATTTCATGTCGCCGCTGCCGATGATTGATTCGGTCTATTTATACCGCGCGGCTGACGGCAAGGTGCTGATGCAGCATTTCTCCTCCCGTCTGCCGGACTTCGGGGACCGCAGCTTCATAGCGTCTGCGATGAAGAATACCGTCGGCCCGGTCTGGAGCGGAATCCGTGAGCTGCAGCTGTTCTCCGGTGAGGATCAGCGGAAATCAGTCATTTCGCTGGTGGAGCAGGTGCCTTATTTCTCCGGTGAGCAGGGGCTGATTGTCATTAACGTGCGGAAGCAGTCGCTGCAGGCGCTGATTCAGGAGATGAACATGGAGAATACGGAGATCTGCCTGAAGGATGCGGCGGGACGCGCTTTTGCAGGGGGAGAGGCCTGCTCCGGACCGCAGATTCAGAGTCAGGCAGTCAGCCGCATATCCTCCTATACCGGCTGGACGATCCAGGTAGGCATGGAGCGGGCCAAGGCCTTCTCCCTGCTGTCTGCCTTCTCCAATGTCTGGGCGGTCCTGGGGTTTGCCGCCATCATCGGCGGTATCGCCGCCATGACGTATATCAGCCACCGCAATTACCGTCCGATTGAGCAGGTAATGAGAAGAATCTACTCCTTCGGGGAGGACCGTTCCTTCGGCTGGAAGCCGCTGAGCAAGGAAGGCGACGAGTTTGCCTTCATCGGCCATGCGCTGGAGAGTCTGATCGAGCAGACCAACAGCTATGAGAAGCAGCAGGCCGAGGGGATTCTGCACAGGCGAAATCAGTTATTCAAGGAGCTGCTGGAGAACAGCGGCCAGATGTCGGCGGATAACTGGAGCCGGGAAGCGGAACGGATCGGGATGGACGGTGAATTGGCAGGTGCGGTGGTGGGCATTGCCGAGATTGATTTCTATGAGGCTTTTGCCGCAGATTATTCGGCACGGGATCAGGCGTTGTTCAAGTTCACGCTGCGCAGTGTGATTCAGGAGATCGCCGAGAAGGAAGGGGGTTCCCTGTGGACCGAGTGGATCGGACCGGGCCGTCTGGGACTTCTGTTCCGCCGCTCTGCGGATGAGGAGACAGCGGACATCCCCGGGAAGACGCTGATCATTGCCGAGTCGGCCCGGTCCTGGGTGAAGCAGCATCTCAAGTTCACGGCTACCTTCGGTATCAGCGGACCTTCCGCCGGCCTCAGCGGCTTATCGGGTGCGTACCGCCAGGCCCTGGGGGCGCTGGACCGCAAAATCACCGCCGGTCCCGGCCGCGTCTATGCGGCGCCGGCCGGAAGTCCGCTGCCTCCGGCAGAAGGCATGGATGTGCTGGTTCAGGCCATCGGCGCCGTTCCCCAGCTGTACCGGCTGGGGAACGCGGAGTGGAAGCCGCTGATTGAGCGGATCTTTGAGCTGCTGGCAGGCGGCAACTACTCCAAGGAGGATATCGTCCGGCTGCTGAGGCTGCTGGAGACGGGGTTGTCCCGGGAGATGCAGGAGCTGCCGCCGGAGATGAAGGGGATCTGGAATAACGGGCGGCTGCGGGGAATTCCGCATTCGCCGGAGTCTTTTGAATGGATTGAGGAGCTGCACGGGGAGCTGGTCTCTTCGCTGGAGGAGATGGAGGAGGCGCTGCGCAGCCTGCGGATGAACCGTGAGCAGTACACGCTCGCCAATAAGGTGCGCGAATATATCGGCTGCAATTACGCTGATCCCGATTTCTCCCTGACCCATGTTGCCGACAGCTTCGCCATGAACACCAAGACGGTAAGCCGGATCTTCAAGGAGGAGATCGGCGAGAACTTCGTCGATTATCTGGCCCGCCTGCGCATGGAGGAGGCCAAGCGCCTGCTGACCGGAACCTCCGAACCAGTGCAGAGCATCGCGGAGCGCGTGGGGTATCTGTACCCCATGTCCTTCATCCGCGTCTTCAAGAAGCTCGAAGGCATCACGCCGGGCGAATACCGCAAAGCCCAGGGCAGTCCCCTGCATAATGGTGAAAGTGATGGGGAGGGTTAG